From the genome of Synchiropus splendidus isolate RoL2022-P1 chromosome 17, RoL_Sspl_1.0, whole genome shotgun sequence, one region includes:
- the aff4 gene encoding AF4/FMR2 family member 4 isoform X3: protein MNSEDRNVLRLKERERRNQEILQGGGEAFSANSPLFPEPYKVSSKEDKLSSRIQSMLGNYDEMKEPIGDSLPKLTNKPSNSSSSSEEKSGPPLFGPDQRRVGGSSQSSKWTPVGPAAGGSSSQSQKRSGLQSAHNSQRGSGGSSSSQRHGGEVRDKKSSKHSGGSEHSKSHTSSPAKGSLGSSSSNSHSRSSLSAEQPHSKERYRSKSPRDREANWDSPSRVHTSFPSGQHSSQAFPPSLMSKPSSMLQKPTAYVRPMDGQETAEPKSSQAESYSGQSHSSTMGEMKSNGKASLTKLKIPSQPVEGSGDANCVDEILKEMTQSWPPPLTAIHTPCKTEPSKFPFSTKDSHPFQSGHKRGSSSKSSSSHQSKACDDQPTRLEDDLKLSSSEDSDGEQDSAKNASRITSASNNSEGPEQPRDDSSSHSGSESSSGSDSESESSTTDSEANEPPRPASPEPEQPMANKWQLDNWFKKTKFSPASPLDNNNVPTKCKKEGRENSSGRSYSSQGGGSKDSSTPTPCRDLRAAQKGESGRGRQKFPAQSESSTGNRRPVGKKQPKKSEKVPVVEEPKGGLRVESEPAQEIPHRPKAATKGPRKPSIKKEPKSSPRPTAAAVTATTDKRKNKAPTKTSPKSRQFVDTDSSSSDSEGNDSIPSSSQTPKYSESIRTPVCVFSPMEEKELLSPLSDPDERYPSRPPPQQVLLVKIDLSLLSRIPGRPYKDLAEIKVEREDSLDRDSKQSSEKTSSKNKRKHKNDEESTKPESKRSKLEEKSQSHHKSSSKESKRSLEKKEEPAPSPSMSGLQRTPKAEHTSRKRTASQSSTSLSSGTGSGKEGSHSTKSSSSSKHRKGEDKGRSTRDGKEKSSKGCDNQLAVPPLSTDSSKSQRSKLAFEDRVHSADHYLQEAKKLKHSADALVDRFEKAVYYLDAVVSFIECGNALEKSAQEAKSPFPMYAETVELIKYTMKLKSSMAPDATAADKRLAVLCLRCQSLLYLRLFKLRKDSALKYSKTLTEHLKNSLSNTQAPSPGMGNKAAGMPSPVSPKLSPGTAGGYSAGSSSSSASSSVTIPQRIHQMAASYVQVTTNFLFATEVWDQAEQQSKEQRDFFLELDKVMGPLIFNTSTMTELVRYTRQGLHWLRLDAKLIP, encoded by the exons tCCAGCAAAGAAGATAAACTCTCAAGCCGCATCCAGAGCATGCTGGGCAATTACGACGAGATGAAAGAGCCGATTGGTGACTCTCTTCCCAAACTGACAAACAAACCTTCGAACAGCTCGTCTTCCTCTGAGGAGAAGTCCGGCCCACCTCTTTTTGGTCCGGACCAGCGTCGTGTTGGTGGCAGCAGCCAGAGCAGTAAGTGGACTCCCGTTGGCCCCGCAGCTGGAGGATCCTCATCCCAGTCCCAAAAACGCTCAGGACTTCAGAGTGCGCACAATAGCCAAAGGGGTTCTGGTGGCAGCAGCAGTAGCCAAAGACACGGAGGAGAGGTGCGGGATAAGAAATCCAGCAAACACAGTGGCGGCTCCGAACACTCTAAGTCTCACACGTCGAGTCCAGCCAAGGGCTCGCTAGGTTCCTCCAGCAGTAACAGCCACTCACGGAGCTCCCTGTCGGCTGAGCAGCCCCACAGCAAGGAGCGCTATCGCTCCAAGTCCCCGCGAGACCGAGAGGCCAACTGGGACTCGCCCTCACGGGTACACACCTCCTTCCCTAGTGGACAGCACTCGAGTCAGGCCTTCCCTCCTTCGCTCATGTCCAAGCCCAGCTCCATGCTGCAGAAGCCCACCGCTTATGTCCGGCCTATGGACGGCCAAGAAACAGCGGAACCCAAGAGTTCGCAAGCAGAAAGCTACAGCGGGCAGTCGCACAGCAGCACCATGGGAGAGATGAAGTCAAATGGCAAAGCTTCGCTCACCAAACTCAAGATCCCATCGCAGCCTGTGGAG GGATCCGGTGACGCCAACTGTGTTGATGAGATTCTAAAG GAAATGACTCAGTCGTGGCCCCCTCCACTGACAGCCATACACACCCCCTGCAAGACTGAGCCCTCCAAGTTTCCGTTCTCAACCAAG GACTCTCATCCTTTTCAAAGTGGACACA AGCGAGGAAGTTCTTCCAAAAGCTCCAGCAGCCACCAGTCGAAAGCCTGCGACGACCAGCCGAC TAGGCTGGAAGATGACCTCAAGCTAAGCAGCAGCGAGGACAGTGATGGTGAACAGGACTCTGCCAAGAATGCCTCGAGAATCACATCAGCAAG CAATAACAGCGAAGGACCGGAGCAGCCGAGGGACGACTCCAGCAGCCACAGCGGCTCCGAGAGCAGCTCGGGTTCAGACAGCGAGAGCGAAAGCAGCACGACGGACAGCGAGGCCAACGAGCCCCCAAGGCCCGCCTCTCCTGAA CCTGAACAGCCTATGGCCAACAAGTGGCAGCTGGACAACTGGTTCAAGAAGACCAAATTCTCTCCGGCGTCTCCGTTGGACAATAACAATGTTCCCACTAAATGCAAGAAGGAAGGCAGAGAAAACAGCTCAGGACGCAGCTATAGTAGCCAAGGTGGGGGGTCCAAGGATTCCTCCACGCCAACGCCATGCCGAGACCTCCGGGCGGCTCAGAAGGGCGAGAGCGGCAGAGGTCGACAAAAATTCCCAGCCCAGAGTGAAAGTAGCACAGGGAACCGGCGGCCCGTGGGTAAGAAACAGCCCAAAAAGTCTGAAAAGGTTCCGGTGGTGGAGGAACCCAAGGGCGGGCTGAGAGTGGAGAGCGAGCCGGCGCAGGAGATTCCTCACCGGCCCAAAGCTGCGACAAAGGGTCCTCGTAAGCCCAGCATCAAGAAGGAACCCAAATCATCTCCGCGACCCACTGCCGCAGCTGTCACCGCCACCACTGACAAACGCAAAAACAAGGCGCCAACCAAGACCTCCCCCAAGTCTCGGCAGTTTGTCGACACAGACTCTTCCTCGTCAGACTCAGAAGGCAACGATAGCATCCCGTCGTCATCGCAGACGCCCAAATACAGCGAGAGCATCCGGACCCCTGTGTGTGTATTCTCACCCATGGAAGAGAAGGAGCTGCTGTCGCCACTCAGTGACCCGGACGAACGGTATCCTTCAAGACCACCACCACAGCAGGTCCTGCTGGTCAAGATAG ATCTCAGCTTGTTGTCGCGGATTCCGGGACGACCGTACAAAGACTTGGCCGAGATAAAAGTGGAGCGGGAGGACTCTCTGGACCGGGACAGCAAGCAGAGCTCAGAAAAAACTTCCAGCAAGAACAAGCGGAAACACAAG AACGACGAGGAAAGCACAAAGCCTGAGAGCAAGCGAAGCAAGCTGGAGGAGAAATCCCAGTCTCATCATAAAAGCAGCAGTAAAGA GTCGAAAAGGTCtttggagaagaaagaagagccGGCCCCATCACCGTCCATGTCCGGACTTCAACGGACTCCGAAAGCCGAGCACACTAGTCGCAAGCGGACAGCCAGccagtcctccacctctttATCCAGTGGGACGGGAAGCGGGAAAGAGGGAAGCCACAGCACCAAGAGCAGCTCCTCATCCAAGCACCGTAAAGGAGAAGACAAGGGACGCAGCACACGTGACGGCAAG GAGAAATCTTCAAAGGGCTGCGATAACCAGCTGGCGGTGCCTCCGCTCTCCACGGACAGCTCCAAGTCTCAGAGATCCAAGCTGGCGTTTGAGGACAG GGTTCACTCAGCTGATCACTACCTACAGGAGGCCAAGAAACTCAAACACAGCGCTGACGCACTG GTCGACCGCTTCGAGAAGGCTGTGTACTACCTGGATGCCGTGGTGTCCTTCATAGAGTGCGGGAACGCCCTGGAGAAAAGCGCGCAAGAGGCCAAGTCTCCGTTCCCCATGTACGCCGAGACGGTTGAGCTGATCAA atacACTATGAAGTTAAAAAGCTCGATGGCACCTGATGCCACTGCTGCTGACAAGAGACTCGCAGTGCTGTG CCTGCGGTGTCAGTCTCTCCTCTACCTGCGCTTGTTCAAGCTGAGGAAGGACAGCGCCCTGAAGTACTCCAAAACCCTCACAGAACACTTGAAG AATTCTCTAAGCAACACACAGGCGCCCTCCCCTGGAATGGGAAA CAAAGCGGCAGGGATGCCCTCGCCTGTGTCGCCCAAGCTCTCCCCGGGCACCGCTGGCGGCTACTCGgcgggcagcagcagcagcagcgctagCTCCTCTGTGACCATACCTCAGCGGATCCACCA
- the aff4 gene encoding AF4/FMR2 family member 4 isoform X5: MLGNYDEMKEPIGDSLPKLTNKPSNSSSSSEEKSGPPLFGPDQRRVGGSSQSSKWTPVGPAAGGSSSQSQKRSGLQSAHNSQRGSGGSSSSQRHGGEVRDKKSSKHSGGSEHSKSHTSSPAKGSLGSSSSNSHSRSSLSAEQPHSKERYRSKSPRDREANWDSPSRVHTSFPSGQHSSQAFPPSLMSKPSSMLQKPTAYVRPMDGQETAEPKSSQAESYSGQSHSSTMGEMKSNGKASLTKLKIPSQPVEGSGDANCVDEILKEMTQSWPPPLTAIHTPCKTEPSKFPFSTKDSHPFQSGHKRGSSSKSSSSHQSKACDDQPTRLEDDLKLSSSEDSDGEQDSAKNASRITSASNNSEGPEQPRDDSSSHSGSESSSGSDSESESSTTDSEANEPPRPASPEPEQPMANKWQLDNWFKKTKFSPASPLDNNNVPTKCKKEGRENSSGRSYSSQGGGSKDSSTPTPCRDLRAAQKGESGRGRQKFPAQSESSTGNRRPVGKKQPKKSEKVPVVEEPKGGLRVESEPAQEIPHRPKAATKGPRKPSIKKEPKSSPRPTAAAVTATTDKRKNKAPTKTSPKSRQFVDTDSSSSDSEGNDSIPSSSQTPKYSESIRTPVCVFSPMEEKELLSPLSDPDERYPSRPPPQQVLLVKIDLSLLSRIPGRPYKDLAEIKVEREDSLDRDSKQSSEKTSSKNKRKHKNDEESTKPESKRSKLEEKSQSHHKSSSKESKRSLEKKEEPAPSPSMSGLQRTPKAEHTSRKRTASQSSTSLSSGTGSGKEGSHSTKSSSSSKHRKGEDKGRSTRDGKEKSSKGCDNQLAVPPLSTDSSKSQRSKLAFEDRVHSADHYLQEAKKLKHSADALVDRFEKAVYYLDAVVSFIECGNALEKSAQEAKSPFPMYAETVELIKYTMKLKSSMAPDATAADKRLAVLCLRCQSLLYLRLFKLRKDSALKYSKTLTEHLKNSLSNTQAPSPGMGNKAAGMPSPVSPKLSPGTAGGYSAGSSSSSASSSVTIPQRIHQMAASYVQVTTNFLFATEVWDQAEQQSKEQRDFFLELDKVMGPLIFNTSTMTELVRYTRQGLHWLRLDAKLIP, from the exons ATGCTGGGCAATTACGACGAGATGAAAGAGCCGATTGGTGACTCTCTTCCCAAACTGACAAACAAACCTTCGAACAGCTCGTCTTCCTCTGAGGAGAAGTCCGGCCCACCTCTTTTTGGTCCGGACCAGCGTCGTGTTGGTGGCAGCAGCCAGAGCAGTAAGTGGACTCCCGTTGGCCCCGCAGCTGGAGGATCCTCATCCCAGTCCCAAAAACGCTCAGGACTTCAGAGTGCGCACAATAGCCAAAGGGGTTCTGGTGGCAGCAGCAGTAGCCAAAGACACGGAGGAGAGGTGCGGGATAAGAAATCCAGCAAACACAGTGGCGGCTCCGAACACTCTAAGTCTCACACGTCGAGTCCAGCCAAGGGCTCGCTAGGTTCCTCCAGCAGTAACAGCCACTCACGGAGCTCCCTGTCGGCTGAGCAGCCCCACAGCAAGGAGCGCTATCGCTCCAAGTCCCCGCGAGACCGAGAGGCCAACTGGGACTCGCCCTCACGGGTACACACCTCCTTCCCTAGTGGACAGCACTCGAGTCAGGCCTTCCCTCCTTCGCTCATGTCCAAGCCCAGCTCCATGCTGCAGAAGCCCACCGCTTATGTCCGGCCTATGGACGGCCAAGAAACAGCGGAACCCAAGAGTTCGCAAGCAGAAAGCTACAGCGGGCAGTCGCACAGCAGCACCATGGGAGAGATGAAGTCAAATGGCAAAGCTTCGCTCACCAAACTCAAGATCCCATCGCAGCCTGTGGAG GGATCCGGTGACGCCAACTGTGTTGATGAGATTCTAAAG GAAATGACTCAGTCGTGGCCCCCTCCACTGACAGCCATACACACCCCCTGCAAGACTGAGCCCTCCAAGTTTCCGTTCTCAACCAAG GACTCTCATCCTTTTCAAAGTGGACACA AGCGAGGAAGTTCTTCCAAAAGCTCCAGCAGCCACCAGTCGAAAGCCTGCGACGACCAGCCGAC TAGGCTGGAAGATGACCTCAAGCTAAGCAGCAGCGAGGACAGTGATGGTGAACAGGACTCTGCCAAGAATGCCTCGAGAATCACATCAGCAAG CAATAACAGCGAAGGACCGGAGCAGCCGAGGGACGACTCCAGCAGCCACAGCGGCTCCGAGAGCAGCTCGGGTTCAGACAGCGAGAGCGAAAGCAGCACGACGGACAGCGAGGCCAACGAGCCCCCAAGGCCCGCCTCTCCTGAA CCTGAACAGCCTATGGCCAACAAGTGGCAGCTGGACAACTGGTTCAAGAAGACCAAATTCTCTCCGGCGTCTCCGTTGGACAATAACAATGTTCCCACTAAATGCAAGAAGGAAGGCAGAGAAAACAGCTCAGGACGCAGCTATAGTAGCCAAGGTGGGGGGTCCAAGGATTCCTCCACGCCAACGCCATGCCGAGACCTCCGGGCGGCTCAGAAGGGCGAGAGCGGCAGAGGTCGACAAAAATTCCCAGCCCAGAGTGAAAGTAGCACAGGGAACCGGCGGCCCGTGGGTAAGAAACAGCCCAAAAAGTCTGAAAAGGTTCCGGTGGTGGAGGAACCCAAGGGCGGGCTGAGAGTGGAGAGCGAGCCGGCGCAGGAGATTCCTCACCGGCCCAAAGCTGCGACAAAGGGTCCTCGTAAGCCCAGCATCAAGAAGGAACCCAAATCATCTCCGCGACCCACTGCCGCAGCTGTCACCGCCACCACTGACAAACGCAAAAACAAGGCGCCAACCAAGACCTCCCCCAAGTCTCGGCAGTTTGTCGACACAGACTCTTCCTCGTCAGACTCAGAAGGCAACGATAGCATCCCGTCGTCATCGCAGACGCCCAAATACAGCGAGAGCATCCGGACCCCTGTGTGTGTATTCTCACCCATGGAAGAGAAGGAGCTGCTGTCGCCACTCAGTGACCCGGACGAACGGTATCCTTCAAGACCACCACCACAGCAGGTCCTGCTGGTCAAGATAG ATCTCAGCTTGTTGTCGCGGATTCCGGGACGACCGTACAAAGACTTGGCCGAGATAAAAGTGGAGCGGGAGGACTCTCTGGACCGGGACAGCAAGCAGAGCTCAGAAAAAACTTCCAGCAAGAACAAGCGGAAACACAAG AACGACGAGGAAAGCACAAAGCCTGAGAGCAAGCGAAGCAAGCTGGAGGAGAAATCCCAGTCTCATCATAAAAGCAGCAGTAAAGA GTCGAAAAGGTCtttggagaagaaagaagagccGGCCCCATCACCGTCCATGTCCGGACTTCAACGGACTCCGAAAGCCGAGCACACTAGTCGCAAGCGGACAGCCAGccagtcctccacctctttATCCAGTGGGACGGGAAGCGGGAAAGAGGGAAGCCACAGCACCAAGAGCAGCTCCTCATCCAAGCACCGTAAAGGAGAAGACAAGGGACGCAGCACACGTGACGGCAAG GAGAAATCTTCAAAGGGCTGCGATAACCAGCTGGCGGTGCCTCCGCTCTCCACGGACAGCTCCAAGTCTCAGAGATCCAAGCTGGCGTTTGAGGACAG GGTTCACTCAGCTGATCACTACCTACAGGAGGCCAAGAAACTCAAACACAGCGCTGACGCACTG GTCGACCGCTTCGAGAAGGCTGTGTACTACCTGGATGCCGTGGTGTCCTTCATAGAGTGCGGGAACGCCCTGGAGAAAAGCGCGCAAGAGGCCAAGTCTCCGTTCCCCATGTACGCCGAGACGGTTGAGCTGATCAA atacACTATGAAGTTAAAAAGCTCGATGGCACCTGATGCCACTGCTGCTGACAAGAGACTCGCAGTGCTGTG CCTGCGGTGTCAGTCTCTCCTCTACCTGCGCTTGTTCAAGCTGAGGAAGGACAGCGCCCTGAAGTACTCCAAAACCCTCACAGAACACTTGAAG AATTCTCTAAGCAACACACAGGCGCCCTCCCCTGGAATGGGAAA CAAAGCGGCAGGGATGCCCTCGCCTGTGTCGCCCAAGCTCTCCCCGGGCACCGCTGGCGGCTACTCGgcgggcagcagcagcagcagcgctagCTCCTCTGTGACCATACCTCAGCGGATCCACCA